In the genome of Paralichthys olivaceus isolate ysfri-2021 chromosome 10, ASM2471397v2, whole genome shotgun sequence, the window ACATCTAAGTGACGATGACTGAAATGACAGGAACCATCTTTTAGTTCATTAGTCCTGACGTCCATCTTTACCAACAGTCTATGGAAACTTTGACTCTCAACACAACCAGTAAGTAACGTGTAACTATGGAAAAGCCGAACAATAGTAAAACTGAGTGTTTGTCAAAATGGTCACAGATGATGTCAGTTTGGTCCAGGAgcagtttcctcctccacacttcATTCgctgctctcctccagctcctttcTCAAGctgcagagggaaaagaaaagaaaaaccttaaGTGTTAACCAGCTGATGTGTtaatatgaaaacaacacacacacatttgtttaaaatgcaaCCAGTCACCTTTTCAGATAAGCGTGCACGTTGTCATAGCCGTGGAATTTTGCCAGGTAGACCAGCACTCCTGTGGCACAGCGACCTTCTCGGGCTCGACAGAAGCTGCAGTTACAGATCCCCCTGCATGGCGGGCAAAGCCACTCCTGCCAGAGGCAACGAGAATCAAACAGTCAGACTCCCTTTCCACATACGTGATGAAATGTGAACACACCCTCGTATGCTGAAGACCTCACCGGATCCAGCAGAGCGTCTCGGACCTCCTCTCCGTAGCGGTTGCGAAGACAGGGGCCGCAGAACTGACCCCTCACCCCCTGGCACTCTGGATTACGGCAATTAGTTTTGGTGTCGATGGTTTTCTGGCGGCACTGGTGGCATGTGGATCCCTGTAACAACATTTTACCGTCTTTAGCCTCAGTTGCTTTACAACAACAATGCATCCGCTCCAAAAATCTCAGCGTTACAGTGAATGTGACACCTACAGTGCAGCTGTTGTAAACTTTCTCTCGCACATTCTGGCAGATCccctgcagctctgcctccGTGACGTCCTCCACGGACCGCACCACGTGAGGAATGGCCTTCATGCCGTTGCAGACACGGCGACGGGGCTGCACGAGGAATGAATGTAGTTAACTACACTGTGATTAATGCCTGTGTATTTGAATTTACGGCAACGTACGAGGAGAAGACAGATCATTTGTGAAATGACTTACTGGCTCATCATATTCCTCGAAGTAGCGACTTTTGCGAACCAGGCTGAACTTATCCTCAGGCTCCTCTTCGGAAGTTGGGCTGGGAGGTCCGTCCACCAACGTGCGGGATCGTGTGTGGGGTCGAGACAGACGCTCAGGGTTTCTCCTGAGAGCCCTCGGGGTTGGTCGCCGGGTTGCCTGTCTGGGCTGAAGAAGTGAAAATATTATCAGCTTTGATTCAGACAAAATCTGcctctgtggtgtgtgtgtgtgtgtgtgttaaagagcAGATCTGACGGTTTCTCTTTAGGTGAAATTACCGTAGAGGAAGCAGACGATGTTGTTCTTTGCGGGAAGAGTCCAGGTACTTTGTTCAGCTCTGCCATGAGCTTTGCAAGCTATAAAATAATAGAGAAAAAGGACAAATTAATGAGTTTTTTTGACCAGATTTCAGAAATCACTTTATAAAAACGCAGCAATTTGTACCATTTCTTTGTTCTCCTTTATATTCAGGGCTCTCTTGTTGATGaagtccttctcctcctcagagtcGGAGTCCTGTACTTTGGGTTGAGGGAGCGGCTCAGACGCAGGCCTCTTCTTTCCCTGCTGCTTCTTGGTGGGAAACGTCATGGCAACCTTCAGCACGTTGGACCTGCGGCCTCGTCTCGGAGCTTCAGAGTCCACTTTCTGAGAAGAAATAGAATTCAAAGTTAGAAGAAATTTACATGGTGTGACGTGAAGTTGTGAATTATGTTGTGGTTGTATTTTATCCAAAATGTACCATGGAT includes:
- the cdca7a gene encoding cell division cycle-associated protein 7a — translated: MTLTRSKRLAVQPPPSTRMSLRSFRSVPLVPMESSSSSSSDDSCDSFGSDGGFANTRRSLRQTRRTAQKPEVHTSEEETYSALEEAGISRQMKSMKVDSEAPRRGRRSNVLKVAMTFPTKKQQGKKRPASEPLPQPKVQDSDSEEEKDFINKRALNIKENKEMLAKLMAELNKVPGLFPQRTTSSASSTPRQATRRPTPRALRRNPERLSRPHTRSRTLVDGPPSPTSEEEPEDKFSLVRKSRYFEEYDEPPRRRVCNGMKAIPHVVRSVEDVTEAELQGICQNVREKVYNSCTGSTCHQCRQKTIDTKTNCRNPECQGVRGQFCGPCLRNRYGEEVRDALLDPEWLCPPCRGICNCSFCRAREGRCATGVLVYLAKFHGYDNVHAYLKSLRKELEESSE